A stretch of Nitrospirota bacterium DNA encodes these proteins:
- a CDS encoding sigma 54-interacting transcriptional regulator has product MTPLERKVQELTCLYEVARALATSLDIRETSSEVLRILGTVLGTTRGALALHDPGTDDLVITAAYGLTDEEMARGRFKPTEGVTGAVFTAGEPMIVPDLGKEPLFLNRTQSRADLSKLALVAVPVQAQGETLGVLSVDRPAPDPTVSLDEDVRVLTVVASLIGQAAKLQRVVDDERRKLEAMNLSLQHQLQAKYRSSPIVGRSPAMVEVFEAIEKVGGSRATVLLLGESGTGKELIARAVHYNSPQADGPFVTLNCAALPENLIESELFGHEKGAFTGATALRKGRFELADGGTLFLDEIGELPLAMQSKLLRVLQERTFERVGGNRPMTVQVRLIAATNRDLERAVAEGSFREDLYYRLKVVPIRVPPLRERKEDIPLLVDHFLKRLRQEHQKPTTIMPDALARLVEHHWPGNVRELENTLERMVIMGRQPQITLQDVIAVVGERRRSSSAGAEGDASLTSSVEELERQQIVKAMEEAKGVQAKAAKSLGITPRQLGYRLRKYGLAS; this is encoded by the coding sequence ATGACCCCTCTTGAGCGCAAGGTTCAAGAACTCACCTGTTTGTACGAGGTGGCGCGTGCGCTCGCCACCTCGCTCGATATCAGAGAAACGAGCAGCGAGGTGCTTCGAATCCTCGGCACCGTGCTCGGCACGACGCGGGGGGCGCTCGCCCTGCACGACCCGGGGACCGATGACCTCGTGATTACCGCCGCATACGGGCTGACGGATGAGGAGATGGCGCGTGGACGCTTCAAACCCACCGAAGGCGTGACCGGGGCGGTGTTTACCGCGGGTGAGCCCATGATCGTGCCCGACCTCGGAAAGGAACCATTGTTCCTCAACCGGACGCAATCGCGGGCTGATCTGTCTAAACTCGCGCTGGTGGCGGTGCCGGTCCAGGCGCAAGGAGAAACCCTCGGGGTGCTCAGCGTGGATCGGCCGGCCCCGGACCCCACGGTCAGCTTGGACGAGGACGTGCGGGTCCTCACCGTGGTGGCATCGCTCATCGGGCAGGCCGCCAAACTCCAGCGCGTGGTTGACGACGAGCGCCGCAAACTCGAGGCGATGAATCTCTCCCTGCAACACCAGTTGCAGGCCAAATACCGTTCGTCGCCCATTGTCGGGCGCAGCCCCGCCATGGTCGAGGTGTTCGAGGCGATCGAAAAGGTGGGCGGGAGCCGGGCCACGGTGCTGCTGCTCGGGGAGAGCGGAACTGGCAAGGAACTCATCGCCCGCGCCGTTCACTACAACAGCCCGCAAGCCGACGGCCCCTTTGTCACGCTCAACTGCGCGGCGTTGCCCGAGAACCTCATCGAGAGCGAGTTGTTCGGACACGAAAAAGGCGCGTTCACCGGCGCTACCGCGCTGCGCAAGGGACGGTTCGAGCTCGCGGACGGCGGGACACTGTTCTTGGACGAGATCGGCGAGCTGCCGCTGGCCATGCAGTCCAAGCTGCTGCGGGTGTTGCAGGAACGCACGTTCGAGCGGGTCGGCGGCAACCGACCGATGACGGTGCAGGTCCGCCTGATCGCCGCCACCAACCGGGACCTGGAACGCGCGGTGGCCGAGGGATCGTTCCGCGAGGACCTGTACTACCGGTTGAAGGTGGTGCCGATTCGCGTGCCTCCGTTGCGCGAACGCAAGGAAGATATCCCGCTGCTGGTCGACCATTTCTTAAAGCGCCTGCGGCAGGAACACCAGAAACCCACCACGATCATGCCTGACGCGTTGGCGCGTCTGGTCGAACACCATTGGCCGGGGAACGTCCGCGAGTTGGAGAACACGTTGGAGCGGATGGTCATCATGGGGCGGCAACCGCAAATCACGCTGCAGGATGTGATAGCGGTGGTCGGGGAGCGAAGGCGGTCGTCATCCGCCGGCGCTGAGGGGGATGCCTCGCTGACCTCCTCGGTCGAAGAGTTGGAGCGACAACAAATCGTGAAAGCCATGGAAGAGGCCAAGGGCGTGCAGGCGAAAGCCGCGAAATCGCTCGGCATCACCCCGCGGCAATTGGGATATCGGCTCAGAAAGTACGGCCTGGCCTCATAG
- a CDS encoding galactose oxidase-like domain-containing protein, whose amino-acid sequence MNKACVRAVVCLIGVLMHACAGDGSDVDADPRGTVGEWSPVLDAQVLPIDMHALPTGEVMYWQRGDIGDPYPRLWNPTTGTIRTATPPGYDIFCSGHSFLADGNLLVTGGHISDLVGLQKAGMYNPFTDSWIPLPDMNAGRWYPTNTTLANGDVLVVSGEITDVPSRVVNELPQVWQPASGTWRDLSTAQLPLPLYPFMYLASVGWVFNAGPNQITQYLDTSGTGQWIPVAENNYGARFEGSSVMYDDGRVLVVGGDDDEEGPHAPTSTAEIIDLNVPSPAWRYVAPMAYPRKYHTATILPDGRVLVTSGTMSGDFNNATGAVHAAELWDPQTETWTLLAEMQESRVYHSNALLLPDGRVLVGGGGQPTSSGEAHAHPTFEIFSPPYLFKGKRPTIGATPSAVTYGEKFFVETSVAVEIENVHWIRLPSVTHGFDQNQRINRLSFSQTAGGLQVAVPSNRNLAPPGHYMLFILTKQGVPSEGRIIQITV is encoded by the coding sequence ATGAACAAAGCTTGCGTGCGCGCGGTTGTGTGTCTGATCGGCGTCCTCATGCATGCCTGTGCCGGCGATGGATCAGACGTGGACGCGGACCCGCGAGGGACCGTTGGCGAGTGGAGTCCGGTCCTTGATGCGCAGGTACTTCCTATCGACATGCACGCGCTTCCCACCGGGGAAGTCATGTATTGGCAGAGAGGCGACATCGGAGATCCCTATCCACGCCTGTGGAATCCGACGACAGGAACAATCAGAACCGCGACTCCTCCAGGATACGATATCTTCTGCAGCGGCCATTCCTTCTTGGCCGATGGGAACTTGCTTGTCACGGGCGGACACATTTCGGATTTGGTCGGTCTCCAAAAGGCTGGTATGTATAATCCGTTTACAGATTCGTGGATACCCCTTCCCGATATGAATGCTGGTCGTTGGTATCCCACGAACACCACACTGGCAAACGGCGACGTGCTCGTGGTGTCAGGGGAAATTACCGATGTCCCGTCGCGAGTTGTGAACGAATTGCCCCAGGTGTGGCAACCGGCGAGCGGTACATGGAGGGACCTCAGCACAGCCCAGTTGCCGCTCCCCTTGTATCCATTCATGTACCTAGCCTCGGTCGGATGGGTGTTCAACGCGGGTCCGAACCAGATCACCCAGTACCTCGATACCTCCGGGACTGGGCAATGGATTCCCGTTGCGGAGAACAACTACGGTGCGCGGTTTGAAGGATCGTCCGTGATGTACGACGACGGCAGGGTTCTCGTCGTCGGCGGCGATGACGACGAAGAAGGTCCGCATGCGCCGACAAGTACGGCCGAAATCATCGACCTCAATGTGCCGTCTCCCGCGTGGCGATACGTCGCTCCAATGGCGTACCCGCGGAAATATCATACGGCCACGATCCTTCCGGACGGTCGGGTGTTGGTAACGAGCGGGACGATGTCAGGAGATTTCAACAACGCGACCGGCGCGGTGCACGCCGCGGAGTTGTGGGATCCGCAGACTGAGACGTGGACCCTTCTCGCGGAGATGCAGGAGAGTCGGGTGTATCACTCGAACGCCTTGCTTCTGCCGGACGGACGGGTATTGGTCGGAGGGGGAGGGCAACCGACGTCGTCGGGAGAGGCGCATGCGCATCCCACCTTTGAAATATTTTCGCCACCCTATCTTTTTAAAGGGAAGCGGCCGACCATCGGCGCAACTCCCTCAGCCGTGACGTACGGTGAAAAGTTCTTCGTGGAGACCTCGGTTGCCGTTGAGATCGAGAACGTCCATTGGATACGACTCCCCTCGGTGACCCACGGGTTCGATCAGAATCAACGGATCAACCGCTTGTCATTTTCTCAGACAGCAGGGGGATTGCAGGTTGCCGTGCCCTCGAACAGGAACCTGGCGCCTCCGGGGCACTACATGTTATTCAT
- the glnA gene encoding type I glutamate--ammonia ligase — protein sequence MTAKEVLEYAKKNKATMVDLKFVDFPGIWQHFSIPIEELTDGVFKEGLGFDGSSIRGWQAINNSDMLVVPDPGSAVMDPFMKQPTLSLICSIVDPITREQYDRDPRYIAQKAEKYLKSTKIGDTAYFGPEAEFFIFDTIRFDQNSHSGYYFIDSDEGIWNAGREGDNKGYKPRHKEGYFPVSPTDALDDIRTEMTLELQKMGIPVERQHHEVATAGQAEIDIRFDSLVNMGDKMMTFKYVIKNVAKRHNKTVTFMPKPLFGDNGSGMHTHQSIWKDGKPLFAGKEYAGVSQMCLYYIGGILKHAGALAAITNPTTNSYKRLTPGFEAPVNLAYSSRNRSAGVRIPMYSPSPKAKRIEVRFPDPSCNPYLAFAAMLMAGLDGIENKIDPGPAIEKDLYDLEAEEAARIKTMPGSLDEAMENLARDHAFLLKGGVFSKDALETWMTYKREKEVDAMRLRPHPYEFFLYFDI from the coding sequence ATGACGGCGAAGGAAGTGTTGGAGTACGCGAAGAAGAACAAGGCAACCATGGTCGACTTGAAATTCGTCGACTTCCCCGGAATCTGGCAGCATTTTTCCATCCCGATCGAAGAACTGACCGACGGCGTGTTCAAAGAGGGGCTCGGCTTCGATGGGTCGTCCATCCGCGGCTGGCAGGCGATCAACAACAGCGACATGCTGGTCGTGCCGGATCCGGGATCCGCGGTGATGGACCCGTTCATGAAACAGCCCACGCTGAGTCTGATCTGCAGCATCGTCGATCCGATCACGCGCGAACAATACGACCGCGACCCGCGCTACATCGCGCAGAAGGCCGAGAAGTATCTCAAGTCCACCAAAATCGGCGACACGGCCTACTTCGGACCTGAAGCCGAATTCTTCATTTTCGACACCATCCGGTTCGATCAGAACAGCCACAGCGGCTACTACTTCATCGATTCCGATGAAGGGATCTGGAACGCGGGGCGGGAGGGTGACAACAAGGGCTACAAGCCCCGCCACAAGGAAGGCTACTTCCCGGTGTCGCCCACCGACGCGCTCGACGATATCCGCACCGAGATGACGCTGGAGCTGCAGAAGATGGGCATCCCGGTCGAGCGGCAACACCACGAGGTGGCGACTGCGGGTCAGGCCGAAATCGACATCCGGTTCGACTCGCTGGTCAACATGGGCGACAAGATGATGACGTTCAAGTACGTCATCAAGAACGTGGCCAAGCGCCACAATAAGACCGTCACGTTCATGCCCAAGCCGCTCTTCGGGGACAACGGCTCCGGCATGCACACACACCAGTCGATCTGGAAGGACGGCAAACCGCTGTTCGCGGGCAAGGAGTACGCGGGCGTCTCGCAGATGTGCCTGTACTACATCGGCGGGATTCTCAAGCACGCCGGGGCGCTGGCGGCGATCACCAACCCGACCACCAACTCCTACAAGCGACTGACGCCCGGGTTCGAAGCGCCGGTCAACCTGGCGTACTCGAGCCGCAATCGTTCGGCGGGTGTCCGCATCCCGATGTATTCCCCCAGCCCCAAAGCCAAGCGGATCGAGGTGCGTTTCCCTGATCCCTCCTGCAACCCATACTTGGCGTTTGCCGCAATGCTGATGGCCGGGCTTGACGGCATCGAGAACAAGATCGATCCCGGCCCTGCGATCGAGAAGGATTTGTATGACCTGGAGGCGGAGGAGGCCGCCCGGATCAAGACCATGCCCGGCAGCCTCGACGAGGCGATGGAGAACCTGGCCCGTGATCACGCGTTTCTGCTGAAGGGCGGGGTGTTCAGCAAAGATGCGCTCGAAACCTGGATGACCTACAAGCGGGAGAAAGAAGTCGATGCCATGCGGTTGCGTCCGCACCCGTACGAGTTTTTCCTCTACTTTGACATTTGA
- a CDS encoding FmdE family protein, which yields MSEAPPDSEFDAVVAFHGHLCLDIAMGYRVAKAALRELSCERPRDEELVAIVENDSCSVDAVQAVTGCTFGKGNLVYRPYGKAAYTFVDRRFGRSVRIYCHFWETFDRGEGVAFTALMNRVLAGGASRAEQERFGREMTNLSHQVLALPERDLFSVSPVAVPPPPGARIFASAACERCGEWTMETRLGTVDGKRLCPPCRGDA from the coding sequence GTGAGCGAGGCGCCACCCGATTCCGAGTTCGACGCCGTGGTCGCGTTTCACGGCCACCTCTGTCTGGATATCGCGATGGGGTACCGCGTCGCCAAAGCCGCGCTCCGCGAGTTATCCTGTGAGCGGCCGCGCGACGAGGAACTGGTGGCCATCGTGGAAAACGATTCTTGCTCGGTGGACGCGGTCCAGGCCGTAACGGGCTGTACGTTCGGTAAGGGGAATCTCGTGTACCGTCCGTACGGCAAAGCGGCCTATACGTTCGTGGACCGCCGGTTCGGCCGCTCCGTTCGAATCTATTGCCATTTTTGGGAAACCTTTGACCGCGGAGAAGGCGTAGCCTTTACCGCCTTGATGAACCGGGTACTGGCGGGTGGGGCGTCGCGAGCCGAACAGGAGCGCTTCGGGCGCGAGATGACCAACCTGTCCCACCAAGTCCTGGCTCTGCCGGAACGCGACCTGTTCTCGGTGTCTCCCGTCGCGGTGCCGCCTCCGCCCGGAGCCAGGATTTTCGCGTCTGCGGCGTGCGAGCGCTGCGGGGAATGGACGATGGAAACTCGTCTCGGCACGGTCGACGGAAAACGGCTGTGCCCGCCCTGCCGTGGCGACGCCTGA
- a CDS encoding glycosyltransferase, giving the protein MVWYEAVPSLGWSLVAGVFVIAVFLVPVGMTVWGADSTSPSASEFWRSALMGGPVTLLDVVVSGVALAALLILVARYRGPSRLQWVIVAISLVLSVRYLVWRGLYTLNTEEPIGLGLSLTLFLAELYGFGGTLFFYLQILKPTQRTIPPVDVDRCPSVDVFVTIFDEPVEVLRRTLVACLAMEYPADRRKIYVLDDGGRQETRLLAASLGCVYLSRSTRVHAKAGNLNHALAQSAGEIVVTFDTDHIPVRTFLKETLGAFDDPKVAFVQTPHHFSNPDIFQRNLRLEDKLVNEQDLFFRVVQPGRDGRNSAFYTGSGGIFRRRYLEEIGGFATDSVTEDIHTSLLLHAKGYRSIYFNKVLTSGLAPETYTSFLTQRQRWARGAFQIFLSRHNPLLIRGLTLVQRIDYFASMYYFLHGPARLVYIAAPLALLLFGQYIIYADPLTLLTLYLTAYVGTLVAFSAMTRGFCNPFWADVYETVMSFYLTGTLIGSVLFRRRSVFHVTPKGIRSSRSVFRFLPSLPYIVLTGALAAGIGFGLVELFKWRAADSAIVVSLLWAGYNLLVCAAAAAVARERPQRRTAPRLEREFSCELLADSVVLPARVVDLSEAGIRLLHSQPRSLPEAVEVRLIDAAGERTAVSGRVVRNDLLDKQRAIVGIEFRELSESQLRHVILQMYSDPGIWAGRPHVDTSAWRSFLWLGTSLFHAFGRDIQSFRRRDPRSPVEIPCEVISRDMVLSGATENISEAGLLIRLRDLTGSVPEVCSVRLIPGSDVLTLRGRIVWKAPKGLPVRAGVQLEERVSPFLLSWIEFAKSSRSGVGGGGAFVG; this is encoded by the coding sequence ATGGTCTGGTACGAGGCCGTCCCAAGTTTGGGATGGAGCCTGGTCGCCGGAGTGTTTGTTATCGCGGTCTTCCTTGTCCCGGTCGGCATGACAGTGTGGGGCGCGGACTCGACGAGTCCGTCCGCCAGCGAGTTCTGGCGATCGGCATTGATGGGCGGTCCGGTGACGCTGCTCGACGTGGTGGTGTCTGGGGTGGCGTTAGCGGCCCTGCTGATCCTCGTGGCCCGGTATCGCGGACCATCACGGCTGCAATGGGTGATTGTCGCGATCAGCCTCGTCTTGAGCGTCCGCTATCTGGTCTGGCGTGGCCTCTATACGCTCAATACCGAGGAGCCGATTGGTCTCGGTTTAAGTCTCACGTTGTTCTTGGCCGAACTCTATGGATTCGGGGGGACCCTATTCTTCTATCTGCAGATTCTCAAACCCACTCAACGCACGATCCCTCCGGTCGACGTAGATCGCTGTCCTTCCGTGGACGTCTTCGTCACGATTTTTGATGAACCCGTTGAAGTGCTCAGACGTACGTTGGTCGCTTGCCTGGCCATGGAATACCCGGCCGACCGAAGGAAGATCTATGTCCTGGACGACGGCGGACGTCAAGAGACTCGCCTGCTGGCCGCATCGTTAGGGTGCGTCTATCTGAGTCGATCGACCCGCGTTCACGCCAAGGCCGGTAATTTGAACCACGCATTGGCACAGTCGGCCGGTGAAATCGTGGTCACGTTCGATACCGACCACATTCCGGTCCGGACGTTCCTGAAAGAAACGTTGGGTGCGTTCGATGACCCCAAGGTCGCATTCGTCCAGACGCCGCATCACTTCTCCAACCCGGATATCTTCCAACGCAATCTTCGCCTGGAGGACAAACTCGTCAATGAGCAGGATCTGTTTTTCCGCGTGGTCCAGCCGGGACGAGACGGCCGTAACTCTGCGTTTTACACGGGAAGCGGCGGGATATTTCGGCGGCGGTATCTAGAGGAGATCGGGGGATTTGCGACGGACTCGGTGACCGAGGACATCCATACGAGCCTCTTGCTTCACGCCAAAGGATACCGGTCGATCTATTTCAACAAGGTCCTGACGTCCGGTCTCGCTCCCGAAACATACACCAGTTTCCTGACACAACGTCAACGATGGGCTCGCGGAGCGTTTCAGATTTTCCTGTCGCGGCACAACCCGCTGCTGATTCGAGGACTCACGCTCGTCCAACGCATCGATTACTTCGCCTCGATGTACTACTTCCTGCATGGACCGGCTCGGTTGGTGTACATTGCGGCCCCTTTGGCGCTGCTCCTGTTCGGGCAGTACATCATCTATGCCGATCCGCTCACGCTGCTGACCCTTTATCTGACTGCATACGTGGGAACTCTGGTGGCGTTCTCCGCCATGACGCGGGGTTTCTGCAACCCGTTCTGGGCCGACGTCTATGAAACCGTGATGTCGTTTTACTTGACAGGGACGCTGATTGGATCGGTTCTGTTCAGGCGCAGGTCGGTGTTCCACGTCACCCCCAAGGGGATCCGCTCGTCGCGATCGGTCTTTCGCTTTCTGCCGAGTCTCCCATACATCGTTCTAACCGGGGCGTTGGCCGCTGGTATCGGCTTTGGCCTGGTCGAGCTCTTCAAATGGCGTGCGGCTGACTCGGCGATCGTGGTCAGTCTATTGTGGGCCGGATACAATCTACTCGTGTGCGCCGCGGCTGCCGCCGTCGCTCGCGAGAGGCCGCAGCGCCGGACCGCACCCAGGTTGGAGCGAGAGTTTTCGTGTGAACTCCTAGCGGACAGCGTTGTTCTGCCGGCCCGGGTGGTCGATCTGAGCGAAGCAGGAATCCGTCTCCTCCATAGTCAACCACGTTCTCTTCCTGAAGCGGTGGAAGTTAGATTAATCGACGCCGCCGGCGAGCGGACCGCGGTCAGCGGGCGTGTGGTTCGCAACGACTTGTTGGACAAGCAGCGGGCGATCGTGGGAATTGAGTTCCGAGAGCTCTCTGAATCACAATTGCGACACGTGATTCTCCAGATGTACAGCGATCCAGGAATATGGGCAGGGCGCCCGCACGTCGACACGAGTGCGTGGAGATCGTTCCTCTGGCTCGGAACCTCGCTGTTCCACGCCTTCGGCCGCGACATCCAATCGTTCCGTCGGCGAGATCCTCGAAGCCCAGTGGAGATTCCGTGTGAAGTGATATCACGAGACATGGTGCTCTCAGGAGCCACAGAGAATATCAGCGAAGCGGGGCTCCTCATTCGACTCCGAGATCTGACCGGGTCCGTTCCCGAGGTCTGTTCCGTCCGGTTGATCCCGGGCTCCGACGTGCTGACGCTTCGAGGGCGAATCGTGTGGAAAGCTCCGAAGGGTCTGCCTGTGCGCGCAGGCGTCCAACTCGAAGAGCGGGTGAGTCCCTTTCTCTTGAGCTGGATCGAATTTGCCAAATCGTCCCGATCCGGGGTCGGCGGCGGGGGCGCGTTCGTAGGCTGA